Within the Flavobacteriales bacterium genome, the region GGGTACGGATACAACCAAAGCCCACAGGTTGACCATTGCGGGTACCTACACATCCAATTCTTTCTCGAAAGACGAAGTGAAAACCGGTCTTGAATATGCTTACAGGAAATTCCTGATGCTGCGTGGCGGTTTCATTTATGAAAAGGGTATGTTCTCGGATGATGAACGTACCACCTGGTGGTCTGGGCCGACTGCAGGTGTATCCGTTGAGATCCCCATGGGCAGCAAGGGCAGCACTTTCTCGGTAGACTACTCCTATCGTACGCGTGAAGTATTCAACGGCGTACATACGTTCGGGGCACGGATCAATCTTTAGATTTTACCGGAAGAAAACAACTTCATATCTTTGCAGGAGAGTCCCGTATGTACGGGATTCTTCTTTTTTATACGCATCTGAATAAGCAAGATTTATGTCAAAAGTTCAATATTTCACTCCCGAAGGATTGAAAAAACTTAAGGATGAACTGGAACACCTGATGACCCATGAGCGTGCCGAGATCTCACGACAGATCGCAGAGGCCCGGGACAAGGGTGACCTTTCAGAAAATGCGGAATACGACGCTGCCAAAGACGCGCAAGGCTTGTTGGAACTCAAGATATCCAAACTGGAAGCGATCGTTGCCAATGCCCGCATCATTGATGAGTCCAAGTTGGACCATTCAAAGGTGGTGATCCTTTCAGCGGTCACCATCAAGAACCTCGGAAACGGATCGAAAATGACATATACCCTCGTATCCGAAGAAGAAGCTGATTTGAAATCAGGCAAGATATCCGTGGATAGTCCCATCGGGAAAGGATTGCTCGGGAAAAAGGTAGGAGATAAAACAGCGATCAAAGTTCCGTCCGGTACCATGGAATTCGAGATCATTGAAATCGGTGCCTGATCATGCCATCCCTGTTTTCAAAGATTGTTGCGGGAGAGATACCCTGTCACAAGGTGGCTGAGAACGATGAGTTCCTGGCCTTCCTGGATATATTCCCCCTGGTTATTGGGCATACGCTTGTGATACCCAAACAAGAGGTGGATTACATCTTTGATGTACCT harbors:
- the greA gene encoding transcription elongation factor GreA, whose protein sequence is MSKVQYFTPEGLKKLKDELEHLMTHERAEISRQIAEARDKGDLSENAEYDAAKDAQGLLELKISKLEAIVANARIIDESKLDHSKVVILSAVTIKNLGNGSKMTYTLVSEEEADLKSGKISVDSPIGKGLLGKKVGDKTAIKVPSGTMEFEIIEIGA